From one Lotus japonicus ecotype B-129 chromosome 3, LjGifu_v1.2 genomic stretch:
- the LOC130745536 gene encoding chloride channel protein CLC-f: MPENDQHRLLGSSEDAELDDLESAHGSEAVVVTANGGVGSSSSGGKGFRDLLRLSGHHRHSFKRDGGRSRDHDHDHDHNHHHGDSHSGFDLRSGDPSADVLADSAPPEWALLLLGCLLGLATGLFVAAFNKGVHVIHEWAWAGTPNEGAAWLRLQRLADTWHRILLIPVTGGVIVGMMCGLLEILDQIKQSSHSSQRQGFDLLAGIIPTIKAIQAAVTLGTGCSLGPEGPSVDIGKSCANGFSLMMENNRERRIALVAAGAAAGISSGFNAAVAGCFFAIETVLRPLRAENSPPFTTAMIILASVISSTVSNVIQGTQSAFTVPEYQLKSAAELPLYLILGMLCGCVSVAMTRLVAWFNKFFEVIQEKFGLPTVVCPALGGLGAGIIALKYPGILYWGFTNVEEILRTGKSASAPGIWLLTQLAAAKVIATALCKGSGLVGGLYAPSLMIGAAVGAVFGGFAAEVINSAIPGNAAIAQPQAYALVGMAATLASVCSVPLTSVLLLFELTKDYTILLPLMGAVGLAIWVPSVTNQTKESDAPDTRNLAKGYSSISHAEDDEGNWRQGNDGNGLELCIVGDAADLEEIDEELLLDNLKVSQAMSVLYLKVSSSTTLKDAIKCMHDNQQNCVLVVDEEDFLEGILTYGDIRRCRSEKSSDTSMSDSALLDVNTCPVSSVCTRGISYRGQARGLLTCYPNTSLAMAKELMEAKGIKQLPVVKRGVDSSRERKRRIAGLLHYDALWHRLRKEINHRKSAYRNRTENNLDVITTNGH, translated from the exons ATGCCGGAAAACGATCAGCACCGTCTTCTGGGTTCATCGGAAGATGCAGAACTCGATGACTTGGAGTCCGCTCATGGATCCGAAGCGGTCGTCGTGACGGCCAATGGCGGTGTTGGCAGTAGCAGCAGCGGCGGCAAAGGGTTCAGGGATTTGTTGAGGTTGTCGGGTCACCACCGTCACAGTTTCAAGCGTGATGGAGGTAGAAGTAGAGATCACGATCACGATCATGATCACAATCATCATCATGGTGATTCGCATTCGGGGTTTGATCTTCGTTCTGGTGATCCTTCTGCTGATGTACTTGCCGATAGTGCTCCGCCTGAATGGGCCTTGCTCCTCCTTGGTTGCCTCCTTGGCCTCGCCACTGGCCTCTTTGTCGCTGCTTTCAATAAAGGG GTGCATGTAATACATGAATGGGCATGGGCTGGAACTCCAAATGAGGGTGCTGCTTGGCTTCGATTGCAGAGATTGGCCGATACATGGCATCGAATCCTTTTGATACCTGTCACTGGAGGGGTCATTGTTGGCATGATGTGTGGTTTACTAGAAATACTAGACCAAATAAAGCAGTCCAGCCATTCCTCTCAAAGACAAGGTTTTGATTTACTTGCAGGAATCATTCCAACTATAAAGGCTATTCAGGCTGCAGTCACTTTAGGTACTGGATGCTCATTGGGTCCTGAAGGTCCTAGTGTAGATATCGGGAAGTCATGTGCCAATGGATTCTCACTAATGATGGAAAACAACAGAGAAAGAAGAATAGCACTTGTTGCGGCTGGTGCAGCAGCTGGAATTTCTTCAG GCTTCAATGCAGCAGTTGCTGGTTGTTTCTTTGCTATTGAAACTGTGCTGAGGCCTCTTCGTGCTGAGAATTCTCCTCCATTTACAACTGCCATGATTATATTGGCTTCTGTTATCTCATCAACTGTATCAAACGTTATACAGGGAACACAATCAGCTTTTACGGTGCCCGAGTATCAGTTGAAATCTGCTGCTG AGCTACCTTTATACTTGATATTGGGAATGCTATGTGGTTGTGTAAGTGTGGCCATGACTCGTTTGGTTGCTTGGTTCAACAAATTTTTTGAGGTTATCCAGGAGAAATTTGGCCTTCCTACTGTAGTCTGCCCTGCTCTAGGTGGTTTAGGGGCTGGGATCATTGCTCTTAAATATCCTGGAATATTATATTGGGGTTTTACAAATGTGGAAGAAATTTTGCGCACTGGAAAGAGTGCTTCAGCTCCTGGAATATGGCTTCTGACTCAATTGGCTGCTGCTAAGGTCATTGCCACAGCTCTTTGCAAGGGATCTGGGCTGGTAGGCGGTCTCTATGCACCAAGTTTAATGATTGGTGCTGCAGTTGGTGCTGTGTTTGGAGGCTTTGCTGCAGAAGTTATCAATTCAGCAATTCCTGGAAATGCTGCTATTGCCCAACCCCAGGCATATGCTTTA GTTGGAATGGCCGCTACATTAGCATCTGTTTGTTCTGTGCCTTTGACTTCAGTTCTACTTCTGTTTGAGCTGACAAAAGATTATACGATTCTGCTTCCTCTGATG GGGGCTGTCGGTTTGGCAATATGGGTTCCCTCAGTGACAAACCAGACGAAGGAGAGCGATGCACCTGATACAAGAAACTTAGCAAAAGGATATTCTTCAATTTCACATGCTGAAGATGATGAGGGTAACTGGAGACAAGGAAATGATGGGAACGGTTTAGAACTCTGTATTGTTGGAGATGCAGCTGATCTGGAAGAAATTGATGAGGAACTGCTTCTGGACAATCTTAAG GTTTCTCAGGCCATGTCAGTACTGTATCTGAAGGTTTCGTCATCTACAACCCTGAAAGATGCAATCAAATGCATGCATGACAACCAGCAAAATTGTGTGCtggttgttgatgaagaagattttCTGGAAGGAATATTGACATATGGTGACATTAGAAGGTGTAGGTCCGAGAAGTCTAGTGATACTTCTAtgagtgattctgctcttctggAT GTGAACACATGCCCTGTTTCCTCTGTTTGTACTCGAGGGATTAGCTATCGTGGACAAGCACGGGGACTTTTAACCTGCTATCCAAATACTAGTTTGGCTATGGCTAAAGAGTTAATGGAGGCCAAGGGCATTAAACAATTACCAGTAGTTAAACGTGGTGTAGATAGCAGTAGAGAGAGGAAGCGAAGAATTGCTGGTCTTCTTCATTATGATGCATTATGGCACCGTCTCAG GAAAGAGATTAACCACCGGAAGTCAGCTTATAGAAACAGGACAGAAAACAATTTGGATGTGATAACTACAAATGGGCATTAA
- the LOC130745537 gene encoding UDP-glycosyltransferase 88F5-like isoform X1: MEKKLSVRYLILGKYIHCYVSLPLSYHSQNFNNNPLTSNPKMEAAAAATIVLYPAPGIGHIVCMVELAKHVVHHHHYSITILLTTGLLDNPSTDAYIHRISTSHPSISFLRFPKTPLTTATQSRAATAFQFIKTNTFNVQSTLTKISQSSTIKALIIDLFCTSAMEAASSIGIPVYYFFTSGAADLALYSYFPQIHRQTTASFRDMAGVELRAPGNAPVKARQMPEPLLDREDPAYSEMLYFCEHLPKANGIIVNTFPELEPAAVTAVEEGVCFPDPEQAPPVYYIGPLIAEPQQSESDDGSKSKDCLSWLDKQPSRSVVFLCFGSRGSFSVAQLKEIAEGLERSGQRFLWVVKRPPHNEGSKQIHDTTGEFNLSSVLPSGFIERTKERGLVLMSWAPQVEVLTHESVGGFVTHCGWNSGLEAVVAGVPMIAWPLYAEQHVNRNVMVEDMKVAVGVEQREEDGFVSGEELEMRVKELMESERGREIKERSLKIRDMALAALGEFGSSTNALANLVQTWN; the protein is encoded by the exons ATGGAAAAGAAATTAAGTGTGAGATATTTAATTTTGGGCAAGTATATACATTGCTATGTCTCCCTTCCCCTCTCCTACCACAGTCAAAATTTCAACAACAACCCGCTGACTAGCAACCCAAAGAtggaagcagcagcagcagcaacaatcGTGTTGTATCCAGCACCAGGCATAGGCCACATAGTTTGCATGGTGGAGCTAGCAAAACACGtcgtccaccaccaccactattcCATCACCATCCTCCTCACCACTGGCCTCCTAGACAACCCTTCCACCGACGCCTACATCCACCGCATCTCCACCTCCCACCCTTCCATCTCCTTCCTCCGCTTCCCCAAAACCCCCCTCACCACCGCAACCCAAAGCAGAGCCGCCACCGCCTTCCAGTTCATCAAAACCAACACCTTCAACGTCCAATCCACCCTCACCAAAATCTCCCAATCCTCCACCATCAAAGCCCTCATCATCGACCTCTTCTGCACTTCCGCCATGGAAGCCGCTTCCTCCATTGGAATCCCCGTCTACTACTTCTTCACCTCCGGCGCCGCCGATTTAGCACTCTACTCCTACTTCCCACAAATCCATCGCCAAACCACGGCGTCGTTTAGGGACATGGCCGGAGTGGAGCTTCGTGCCCCGGGGAACGCGCCGGTGAAGGCGCGTCAGATGCCGGAACCGTTGCTGGATAGGGAGGACCCTGCGTACTCGGAGATGCTGTATTTCTGTGAGCATCTTCCGAAGGCGAATGGAATCATCGTGAACACGTTTCCGGAGCTTGAACCTGCGGCGGTAACTGCCGTTGAGGAAGGTGTGTGCTTTCCTGATCCTGAACAAGCTCCTCCAGTTTACTACATTGGACCCTTGATCGCGGAACCGCAACAATCAG AATCAGATGATGGAAGTAAGAGTAAAGATTGCTTGTCATGGCTGGATAAACAACCGAGTAGAAGTGTCGTGTTCCTCTGTTTTGGAAGTCGTGGAAGCTTCTCTGTGGCACAGTTGAAAGAGATAGCTGAAGGATTGGAGAGGAGTGGACAGAGATTCTTGTGGGTTGTGAAGAGGCCACCACACAACGAAGGATCGAAGCAAATTCACGATACAACAGGGGAATTCAACTTGAGTTCGGTGTTACCAAGTGGGTTTATAGAGAGAACTAAAGAGAGAGGCTTAGTGCTGATGTCATGGGCTCCGCAAGTGGAGGTCTTGACTCATGAATCGGTTGGCGGGTTTGTGACTCACTGCGGGTGGAACTCGGGGTTGGAAGCGGTGGTTGCTGGGGTGCCAATGATTGCGTGGCCATTGTATGCAGAGCAACATGTGAATAGGAATGTGATGGTTGAAGATATGAAGGTGGCTGTTGGGGTGGAACAGAgggaagaagatgggtttgttAGTGGGGAAGAATTGGAGATGAGGGTAAAGGAGTTGATGGAGTctgagagagggagggagataAAGGAAAGGAGTTTGAAGATCAGAGACATGGCTTTAGCTGCACTTGGAGAATTTGGATCATCCACAAATGCACTTGCCAACTTGGTTCAAACATGGAATTAA
- the LOC130745537 gene encoding UDP-glycosyltransferase 88F5-like isoform X2 produces the protein MEKKLSVRYLILGKYIHCYVSLPLSYHSQNFNNNPLTSNPKMEAAAAATIVLYPAPGIGHIVCMVELAKHVVHHHHYSITILLTTGLLDNPSTDAYIHRISTSHPSISFLRFPKTPLTTATQSRAATAFQFIKTNTFNVQSTLTKISQSSTIKALIIDLFCTSAMEAASSIGIPVYYFFTSGAADLALYSYFPQIHRQTTASFRDMAGVELRAPGNAPVKARQMPEPLLDREDPAYSEMLYFCEHLPKANGIIVNTFPELEPAAVTAVEEGVCFPDPEQAPPVYYIGPLIAEPQQSDDGSKSKDCLSWLDKQPSRSVVFLCFGSRGSFSVAQLKEIAEGLERSGQRFLWVVKRPPHNEGSKQIHDTTGEFNLSSVLPSGFIERTKERGLVLMSWAPQVEVLTHESVGGFVTHCGWNSGLEAVVAGVPMIAWPLYAEQHVNRNVMVEDMKVAVGVEQREEDGFVSGEELEMRVKELMESERGREIKERSLKIRDMALAALGEFGSSTNALANLVQTWN, from the exons ATGGAAAAGAAATTAAGTGTGAGATATTTAATTTTGGGCAAGTATATACATTGCTATGTCTCCCTTCCCCTCTCCTACCACAGTCAAAATTTCAACAACAACCCGCTGACTAGCAACCCAAAGAtggaagcagcagcagcagcaacaatcGTGTTGTATCCAGCACCAGGCATAGGCCACATAGTTTGCATGGTGGAGCTAGCAAAACACGtcgtccaccaccaccactattcCATCACCATCCTCCTCACCACTGGCCTCCTAGACAACCCTTCCACCGACGCCTACATCCACCGCATCTCCACCTCCCACCCTTCCATCTCCTTCCTCCGCTTCCCCAAAACCCCCCTCACCACCGCAACCCAAAGCAGAGCCGCCACCGCCTTCCAGTTCATCAAAACCAACACCTTCAACGTCCAATCCACCCTCACCAAAATCTCCCAATCCTCCACCATCAAAGCCCTCATCATCGACCTCTTCTGCACTTCCGCCATGGAAGCCGCTTCCTCCATTGGAATCCCCGTCTACTACTTCTTCACCTCCGGCGCCGCCGATTTAGCACTCTACTCCTACTTCCCACAAATCCATCGCCAAACCACGGCGTCGTTTAGGGACATGGCCGGAGTGGAGCTTCGTGCCCCGGGGAACGCGCCGGTGAAGGCGCGTCAGATGCCGGAACCGTTGCTGGATAGGGAGGACCCTGCGTACTCGGAGATGCTGTATTTCTGTGAGCATCTTCCGAAGGCGAATGGAATCATCGTGAACACGTTTCCGGAGCTTGAACCTGCGGCGGTAACTGCCGTTGAGGAAGGTGTGTGCTTTCCTGATCCTGAACAAGCTCCTCCAGTTTACTACATTGGACCCTTGATCGCGGAACCGCAACAATCAG ATGATGGAAGTAAGAGTAAAGATTGCTTGTCATGGCTGGATAAACAACCGAGTAGAAGTGTCGTGTTCCTCTGTTTTGGAAGTCGTGGAAGCTTCTCTGTGGCACAGTTGAAAGAGATAGCTGAAGGATTGGAGAGGAGTGGACAGAGATTCTTGTGGGTTGTGAAGAGGCCACCACACAACGAAGGATCGAAGCAAATTCACGATACAACAGGGGAATTCAACTTGAGTTCGGTGTTACCAAGTGGGTTTATAGAGAGAACTAAAGAGAGAGGCTTAGTGCTGATGTCATGGGCTCCGCAAGTGGAGGTCTTGACTCATGAATCGGTTGGCGGGTTTGTGACTCACTGCGGGTGGAACTCGGGGTTGGAAGCGGTGGTTGCTGGGGTGCCAATGATTGCGTGGCCATTGTATGCAGAGCAACATGTGAATAGGAATGTGATGGTTGAAGATATGAAGGTGGCTGTTGGGGTGGAACAGAgggaagaagatgggtttgttAGTGGGGAAGAATTGGAGATGAGGGTAAAGGAGTTGATGGAGTctgagagagggagggagataAAGGAAAGGAGTTTGAAGATCAGAGACATGGCTTTAGCTGCACTTGGAGAATTTGGATCATCCACAAATGCACTTGCCAACTTGGTTCAAACATGGAATTAA
- the LOC130745539 gene encoding UDP-glycosyltransferase 88F5-like: MEATSIVLYPALGIGHIVSMVELAKHILNRHHHHHHSITILLTTGLLDHPSIDAYIHRISTSHPSISFLRFPPTPIPTARTQSTAAAAFQFVKNNAANVKSALTNISKTSSIKAMIMDLFCNSATEPASSMGIPVYYFLPSGAAVLALYSYFPQLHRQTTASFKDMPGVELRVPGNSPLMAPQMPGPIVNREDPAYWEMVDICEQIPMAKGIVVNTFRELEPVAVMAVEEGACFPEPKRVPPPPVYYVGPHIAEPQKSDEAMDSKDCLSWLDKQPSRSVVFLCFGSRGTFSVAQLKEIADGLEMSGQRFLWVVKRPPLSNEGAKLIHDTIGEFNLSSVLPNGFMERTKERGMVVTSWAPQVEVLTHESVGGFVTHCGWNSVLEAVVVGVPMIAWPLYAEQHVNRNVMVEDMKVAVRVEQREEDGFVSGEELEMRVKELMESERGREIKERSLKIRDMALAALGEFGSSTKALANLVQTWNVK; the protein is encoded by the exons ATGGAAGCAACATCAATAGTGCTGTATCCAGCACTAGGCATAGGCCACATAGTCTCCATGGTGGAGCTAGCCAAGCACATCCtaaaccgccaccaccaccaccaccattccaTCACCATCCTCCTCACCACCGGCCTCCTAGACCACCCTTCCATCGACGCCTACATCCACCGCATCTCCACCTCCCACCCCTCCATCTCCTTCCTCCGCTTCCCTCCAACCCCCATCCCCACCGCCAGAACCCAAagcaccgccgccgccgccttcCAATTCGTCAAAAACAACGCCGCCAACGTAAAATCCGCCCTCACCAACATCTCAAAAACCTCCTCCATCAAAGCCATGATCATGGACCTCTTCTGCAACTCCGCCACCGAACCAGCCTCCTCCATGGGAATCCCTGTCTACTACTTCCTCCCCTCCGGAGCCGCCGTTCTAGCACTCTACTCCTACTTCCCCCAACTCCACCGCCAAACCACGGCGTCGTTCAAGGACATGCCCGGCGTGGAGCTCCGTGTCCCCGGAAACTCGCCGCTGATGGCACCGCAGATGCCGGGACCGATTGTGAACAGAGAGGATCCTGCTTACTGGGAGATGGTGGATATCTGCGAGCAGATTCCGATGGCGAAGGGAATCGTGGTGAACACGTTTCGTGAGCTTGAACCTGTGGCGGTTATGGCGGTTGAGGAAGGTGCGTGTTTTCCGGAGCCCAAACGGGTTCCTCCTCCGCCGGTTTACTACGTTGGGCCCCACATCGCTGAACCGCAAAAATCAG ATGAAGCAATGGACAGTAAAGATTGCTTGTCCTGGCTGGATAAACAACCGAGTAGAAGTGTGGTGTTCCTCTGTTTTGGAAGCCGTGGAACTTTCTCAGTGGCACAGTTGAAGGAGATAGCTGATGGATTGGAGATGAGTGGACAAAGATTCTTGTGGGTTGTGAAGAGGCCACCACTATCCAATGAAGGAGCGAAGCTGATTCATGATACAATAGGGGAATTCAACTTGAGTTCAGTATTGCCAAATGGGTTTATGGAGAGAACCAAAGAGAGAGGCATGGTGGTGACGTCATGGGCTCCGCAAGTGGAGGTGTTGACTCATGAATCTGTTGGTGGCTTTGTGACTCATTGCGGGTGGAACTCGGTGTTGGAAGCAGTGGTTGTTGGGGTGCCAATGATTGCGTGGCCGTTGTATGCGGAGCAACATGTGAATAGGAATGTGATGGTTGAAGATATGAAGGTGGCTGTTAGGGTGGAACAGAgggaagaagatgggtttgttAGTGGGGAAGAATTGGAGATGAGGGTAAAGGAGTTGATGGAGTcagagagagggagggagataAAGGAAAGGAGTTTGAAGATCAGAGACATGGCTTTAGCTGCACTTGGAGAATTTGGATCATCCACAAAAGCACTTGCCAATTTGGTTCAAACATggaatgtaaaataa
- the LOC130745538 gene encoding probable WRKY transcription factor 2, with translation MAGIDDNVALTGDWGLHSPSPRTLFSRMLEEDNVTRSISEHPGSGRTGDLFPGTHDSSETGRANMRESSQDGNSGVQLTDPSFQTEQKSNSNSRGGLVERMAARAGFNAPRLNTESIRSTDLSLNSDIRSPYLTIPPGLSPTTLLDSPVFLANSLAQPSPTTGKFLFTSNGNIRCSELSSDAPEKRKDNGFDDFYASSFAFKPTTDSGSSFYHDAGRKTNQTTLPQQSLPGIEASVQSRPSFQSQSVDAVKVQTENKSGLEHSAPLEEQADEEGDQRVNVDTVAAGVGGAPSEDGYNWRKYGQKQVKGSDYPRSYYKCTHPNCQVKKKVERSHEGHITEIIYKGAHNHPKPPPNRRSSGLGSVNPHTDMQVDNPEHVEPQRVGEGDLGWADAQKGNIAGAGNWKQDNLEVTSSASVGPEYGNQSTNLQTQNGTNLDSGEAVDGSSTFSNEEEEDDQGTHGSVSLGYDGEGDESESKRRKLESYATELSGATRAIREPRVVVQTTSEVDILDDGYRWRKYGQKVVKGNPNPRSYYKCTNAGCMVRKHVERASHDLKSVITTYEGKHNHDVPAARASSHVNANASNNLHGQASGVLQSHIHRPEPSQVHNSMGRLERPSLGSFNLPGRQHLGPPHGFSFGMNQPMLSNMAIQSMPFHPFSAQQRPANEMGFMLPKGEPNVEPMPERGGLNMPSRDSSVYQEMMSRMPLGPHR, from the exons ATGGCTGGGATTGATGATAATGTTGCCCTTACTGGTGATTGGGGTCTTCATAGCCCAAGTCCGAGGACCCTTTTTTCTAGAATGCTCGAGGAAGATAATGTAACAAGATCAATCTCTGAACACCCTGGAAGTGGTAGAACCGGGGATCTCTTTCCAGGAACTCATGACTCCTCTGAGACAGGGAGAGCGAACATGAGAGAGAGCTCGCAAGATGGTAATTCTGGTGTGCAATTGACTGATCCGAGTTTTCAGACTGAGCAGAAGTCGAACTCGAACTCACGGGGTGGTCTTGTTGAAAGAATGGCGGCTAGAGCTGGGTTTAATGCTCCGAGGTTGAATACAGAAAGCATTAGATCTACTGACCTTTCGCTTAATTCCGACATTCGGTCTCCTTACTTGACCATACCACCTGGTCTCAGTCCCACCACACTCTTAGATTCTCCAGTGTTCCTTGCAAATTCACTG GCACAGCCATCTCCAACAACAGGAAAGTTTCTATTTACTTCAAATGGCAACATCCGATGCTCAGAATTATCATCTGATGCTCCAGAAAAACGTAAAGATAATGGCTTTGATGATTTCTATGCATCATCCTTTGCCTTCAAGCCTACAACAGATTCAGGATCCTCTTTTTATCATGATGCTGGAAGAAAG ACAAATCAAACTACACTTCCTCAACAATCCCTTCCTGGTATTGAAGCTTCAGTTCAGTCAAGACCTTCTTTTCAATCTCAAAGTGTCGATGCAGTCAAAGTTCAAACTGAGAACAAAAGTGGCCTGGAACATTCTGCACCACTTGAAGAGCAAGCAGATGAAGAGGGAGATCAGAGAGTCAATGTAGACACGGTGGCTGCTGGTGTTGGTGGCGCACCATCTGAAGATGGATATAACTGGAGAAAATATGGCCAAAAGCAAGTTAAGGGTAGCGATTACCCACGAAGTTACTACAAGTGTACACATCCGAATTGTCAGGTTAAGAAGAAAGTAGAACGTTCTCATGAGGGCCACATAACAGAGATTATCTACAAGGGAGCGCACAACCATCCAAAACCTCCTCCGAATCGCCGGTCATCGGGCCTAGGGTCAGTTAACCCTCATACTGATATGCAAGTGGACAATCCTGAACATGTTGAGCCACAGCGTGTCGGTGAAGGTGACCTGGGCTGGGCTGATGCACAAAAGGGAAATATTGCTGGAGCTGGTAACTGGAAGCAGGACAACCTTGAAGTGACATCATCAGCATCTGTTGGCCCTGAGTATGGCAACCAGTCCACCAACTTGCAGACTCAAAATGGAACTAACTTAGACTCGGGAGAAGCAGTGGATGGCTCGTCTACTTTTtctaatgaagaagaagaagatgatcaaGGCACTCATGGTAGTGTATCTTTAGGTTATGATGGGGAAGGAGATGAATCAGAGTCTAAAAGAAG GAAACTTGAATCATATGCAACAGAGTTGAGTGGAGCTACCAGAGCTATTCGTGAGCCTAGAGTTGTTGTACAGACTACTAGCGAAGTAGATATCCTCGATGATGGTTACCGATGGCGGAAATATGGGCAAAAAGTTGTAAAGGGAAATCCCAACCCAAG GAGTTACTACAAGTGCACCAACGCTGGGTGCATGGTGAGGAAGCATGTGGAGAGAGCATCACATGACCTTAAATCTGTGATCACGACCTATGAGGGAAAGCACAACCATGATGTCCCTGCTGCTCGCGCTAGCAGTCACGTCAATGCCAATGCGTCTAACAATCTTCACGGGCAAGCTTCTGGTGTTCTTCAAAGCCATATTCATAGACCTGAACCATCCCAAGTTCACAACAGCATGGGAAGACTTGAGAGGCCTTCCCTTGGCTCATTCAACCTTCCTGGGAGGCAGCACCTAGGACCTCCCCATGGCTTCTCCTTTGGTATGAATCAACCTATGCTCTCGAACATGGCAATTCAGTCAATGCCTTTTCATCCATTTTCGGCACAACAGCGCCCTGCAAATGAAATGGGGTTCATGTTGCCAAAGGGAGAACCAAATGTGGAGCCTATGCCTGAACGTGGTGGCCTTAACATGCCTAGTCGAGACTCATCAGTATATCAGGAAATGATGAGTCGCATGCCTCTTGGACCTCATAGATAA